In Oikeobacillus pervagus, the following are encoded in one genomic region:
- the tnpC gene encoding IS66 family transposase codes for MANVSSANGNQPEKLIRLLEEQLAQMNQQNKELSKKLDQSLKQNEALTEQLRHLNKLLYGSKTEKSKYNAPDGQVSLFDDDPSFPGSEHTEEQSQQTISYTVVRNVQKKKRNDSLRDDVEIEEIHHHPENTLCDCCQNQMMEIGRTVVREEAKFIPAKMMKVQHIEHAYECKNCKGDSSQQAKIKRGKAPQPAIQRSMASSSVLAKVIYDKFVQYLPLYRQVKEWDRYGLNTNDKNLSNWVIRASHDWLLPVYDYMKHLMMTKSLLHVDETYGQIINRSDGKSGQTNAYNWVFRSVPSQGPIITLFKSSLSRARSVLESFIKGFSGTIICDGYSAYDKIEGVTFANCWAHTRRYWLKVDSKNGQIGVKYCDDLYRLERKFKHLSPSQRRKKRQKYSKPIVEKFLDWVEKSPFYGKNALAKAAEYTLNRANGLKAFLMDGRIEIDNNPAENAIRPSVIGRKNWIHSVSEAVANANAICLSITETAKANGVDFYRYLLKLLTDLPNLDIYQHPEILKQYMPWSKMIQAECRNKVK; via the coding sequence GTGGCGAACGTTTCTTCTGCGAATGGGAATCAACCTGAGAAATTAATTCGACTTCTCGAAGAACAATTGGCACAGATGAATCAGCAAAATAAAGAACTATCGAAAAAGTTAGATCAATCATTGAAGCAGAACGAGGCGCTAACCGAACAACTCCGCCATTTGAACAAGCTTTTATATGGATCGAAAACAGAGAAGTCTAAATACAATGCACCAGATGGACAAGTGTCACTATTTGATGATGACCCATCTTTTCCTGGTTCTGAGCACACAGAAGAACAAAGCCAACAGACGATTTCTTATACTGTTGTACGAAATGTTCAAAAGAAAAAGAGAAATGATTCATTACGTGATGATGTTGAAATAGAGGAGATTCACCATCATCCAGAAAATACACTCTGTGACTGTTGTCAAAATCAAATGATGGAAATTGGTCGTACGGTTGTCCGTGAAGAAGCAAAATTTATTCCGGCAAAAATGATGAAAGTGCAGCACATTGAACACGCTTATGAATGTAAAAACTGCAAAGGCGATTCATCTCAGCAAGCCAAGATTAAACGTGGGAAAGCACCACAACCAGCTATTCAACGGAGCATGGCGAGTTCTAGCGTACTTGCCAAAGTGATCTATGATAAATTTGTACAGTATTTGCCCCTATACCGTCAGGTAAAGGAATGGGATCGTTATGGCTTAAATACGAATGATAAGAACCTCTCTAATTGGGTCATCCGTGCATCACATGATTGGCTATTACCTGTTTACGACTACATGAAGCATTTGATGATGACTAAATCTCTTTTACATGTCGATGAAACGTATGGGCAAATTATTAACCGTTCCGATGGAAAGTCTGGACAAACGAATGCCTATAATTGGGTATTTCGAAGTGTGCCAAGCCAAGGTCCAATAATAACTCTTTTTAAAAGTTCATTATCACGTGCTCGATCTGTTCTTGAGAGTTTTATCAAAGGCTTTTCTGGAACCATTATTTGTGATGGCTATTCTGCTTATGACAAAATAGAAGGGGTCACTTTTGCGAATTGTTGGGCGCACACCCGTCGCTACTGGTTAAAAGTAGACAGCAAAAATGGACAAATCGGTGTAAAATATTGTGACGATTTATACCGACTTGAAAGGAAATTCAAGCATTTGTCTCCAAGTCAGCGAAGGAAAAAGCGCCAAAAGTACTCTAAGCCTATCGTTGAAAAATTCCTAGATTGGGTTGAAAAATCACCATTCTACGGAAAAAATGCGCTAGCAAAGGCAGCTGAATATACTTTAAACAGAGCAAATGGTCTAAAAGCGTTTTTAATGGATGGTCGTATCGAAATTGATAATAATCCGGCTGAAAATGCCATTAGACCAAGTGTGATCGGTCGGAAAAACTGGATCCACTCAGTTAGTGAAGCTGTTGCAAATGCCAACGCGATCTGTTTAAGTATCACGGAAACGGCAAAAGCAAACGGCGTGGACTTTTATCGATATTTATTAAAGTTACTGACGGATTTACCCAATCTAGATATCTATCAACACCCGGAAATTTTAAAGCAATATATGCCTTGGTCAAAAATGATTCAAGCTGAATGTAGAAATAAAGTGAAATAA
- the tnpB gene encoding IS66 family insertion sequence element accessory protein TnpB (TnpB, as the term is used for proteins encoded by IS66 family insertion elements, is considered an accessory protein, since TnpC, encoded by a neighboring gene, is a DDE family transposase.), whose translation MKHDYTDVKNIYIICGKTDMRKGIDGLATLIQDSFELDPYGDSIFLFAGWSKDRYKCLYFDGDGFAMLYKRLDNGKLQWPKDEKEVRKLTQRELRWLLEGLSIQQPKAIQPSPKGAF comes from the coding sequence GTGAAACATGATTATACGGATGTGAAGAATATCTATATCATTTGTGGAAAAACGGATATGCGTAAAGGCATTGACGGATTGGCCACACTGATTCAGGATTCTTTCGAACTGGACCCGTATGGGGATTCCATTTTTTTATTTGCAGGGTGGAGTAAAGATCGCTATAAATGTTTATATTTCGATGGGGATGGCTTCGCCATGCTTTATAAACGTTTAGATAATGGAAAACTCCAATGGCCCAAAGATGAAAAGGAAGTACGCAAACTGACACAACGGGAGCTTCGCTGGCTCCTTGAAGGTCTATCGATTCAGCAACCAAAGGCCATTCAACCATCGCCAAAAGGTGCGTTCTAA